The following coding sequences lie in one Gadus macrocephalus chromosome 1, ASM3116895v1 genomic window:
- the iqsec2b gene encoding IQ motif and SEC7 domain-containing protein 1 isoform X2, whose product MTTITSRTVSSSSVEVDSRCPDTGSHTDGSYIQTSSYQRGPELYTDSVGPLGPRGPPGVSGPGSVGLAWALRTRHQPASLALRKQEEEENKRCKALDSYELSTDLQDKKVEMLERKYGGSFVSRRAAKTIQTAFRQYRMNKNFERLRSSASESRMTRRIILSNMRLQYSFDERQPQQQAQTQTNFTHSVAIGPPHSPDVDRPANYTHLEDSFSKQVKSLADSIDDALSCRTAGRDDSQEGSREGGDFGECVWSSSSNPSSQRGLGERARASMHGDSTATSYSDVTLYMDDCMPSSPLSLDRAPSSTDTEYWGPGGGGVAVREDSRDTEGGGSGNSRRSTPCTECRDYRLRGAHLPLLTIEPPSDSSVDMSDRSDRGSLSRQLVYEQEPGAATGSPQGTLKHAPNMATRPASTATAQGQTRAVGRPLPTHIPQHVALHHHQHHQQQQQQQQHPIHHQHQYPDTQSSSSSPQQPPTTPLSSSSSPALPPGVLEQPCCSDGDNDSLNSTTNSNETVNCSSGSSSQDSLREPLPPLGKQTYQRESRHSWDSPPFNNDVVQRRQYRIGLNLFNKKPEKGIQYLIERGFVSDTPVGIARFILERKGLSRQMIGEFLGNRQKQFNKDVLDCVVDEMDFSGMDLDDALRKFQAQIKVQGEAQKVERLIEAFSQRYCVCNPTLVRQFQNPDTIFILAFAIILLNTDMYSPNVKAERKMKIEDFIKNLRGVDNGQDIPRDLLVGIYQRIQKWELRTNDDHVSQVQAVERVIVGKKPVLSLPHRRLVCCCQLYEVPDPNRPQRTGVHQREVFLFNDLLVVTKIFQKKKTSVTYSFRQSFPLVEMQVHMFQNSYYPHGIRLTSAVLGGERKVLIVFLAPSQQDRTRFVSDLRESIAEVQEMEKYRVESELEKQKGVMRTGLLSSGMVKGEAVNGSLGRPSLDDNYSAAEGLKRTALSSSLRDLSDTGKRGRRNSVGSLDSTMEGSIISSPQPHQRYTVPGVVPGCYGTEDYRPHRPILSPGSGVGGGPGQQHTTAGTGVGGVPSSVERSGVGGVPGGGVSSNNSGSFLGSLFGSKRAKPPAPLIPPGPPYPAPVPPPTTGGPPPHSPSSLCQLDGGPSKIQALHAQYCHTAVVQPPPPYYHHHRYHAQTVPSPMQGVPTHTIQRSPLPCRPPLGPTHAQQLAHLSQLSQHGLPGRYGNTVVGCPPPLSPHSQPSPGPQFGLYHAQPIHSVRGAGVPGTKPPLTLSHSQPHPHAHSHTHPGHSQTPHPVPHPVHQTHFIFGTLPHHHHHHQPSTTTNAHPASTVGQYLPQYPPLSSIPPPPPHSPLPPPSSPLTPHTPLSPHPTQHPGPPQQGPQGMGAGPAGPGSSSSKSKAINRISTVV is encoded by the exons ATGACCACCATAACGTCTCGTACCGTCTCCTCCTCTAGTGTGGAAGTGGACTCCCGGTGCCCGGACACGGGCTCCCACACGGACGGCTCATACATCCAGACCTCTTCCTACCAGCGGGGCCCCGAGCTCTACACTGACAGCGTCGGCCCTCTGGGACCCAGGGGCCCTCCTGGTGTGTCGGGCCCCGGCTCCGTGGGCTTGGCCTGGGCGCTGCGCACGCGCCACCAGCCCGCCAGCCTAGCCCTGCGCaaacaagaggaggaggagaacaagcgATGCAAGGCCCTGGATAGTTATGAGCTCTCGACAGACCTGCAGGACAAGAAG gTGGAGATGTTGGAGAGAAAGTACGGCGGCTCCTTCGTAAGCCGCAGAGCAGCCAAGACCATCCAGACGGCCTTCCGGCAGTACCGCATGAACAAGAACTTTGAGCGTCTCCGCAGCTCGGCCTCGGAGAGCCGCATGACCCGGCGCATCATCCTGTCCAACATGCGGCTGCAGTACTCCTTCGACGAGcggcagccgcagcagcaggccCAGACGCAGACCAACTTCACCCACAGCGTCGCCATTGGCCCCCCGCACTCTCCGGATGTGGACCGCCCCGCAAACTACACACACTTAGAGGACTCCTTCTCCAAGCAG GTGAAGTCCTTGGCCGACTCCATAGACGACGCCCTGAGCTGCCGCACCGCGGGCCGCGACGACTCCCAGGAGGGGAGCCGGGAGGGCGGGGACTTCGGGGAGTGCgtgtggagcagcagcagcaacccgTCCTCCCAGAGGGGCCTGGGGGAGCGGGCCCGGGCCAGCATGCACGGGGACAGCACCGCCACCTCCTACAGCGACGTCACCCTCTACATGGACGACTGCATGCCCTCCTCGCCGCTCTCCCTGGACCGGGCGCCCAGCAGCACCGACACCGAGTACTGgggccccggcggcggcggcgtggccGTGCGCGAGGACAGCCGCGACACCGAGGGCGGGGGCAGCGGCAACAGCCGCCGCAGCACGCCGTGCACCGAGTGCCGGGACTACCGGCTGAGGGGCGCCCACCTGCCCCTGCTCACCATCGAGCCCCCCAGCGACAGCTCGGTGGACATGAGCGACCGCTCCGACCGCGGCTCCCTCAGCCGCCAGCTGGTGTACGAGCAGGAGCCGGGGGCGGCCACCGGCTCCCCCCAGGGCACCCTCAAGCACGCGCCCAACATGGCGACCCGGcccgcctccaccgccaccgcccAGGGCCAGACGCGCGCCGTGGGCCGGCCCCTGCCCACACACATCCCCCAGCACGtggccctccaccaccaccagcaccaccagcagcagcagcagcagcagcagcaccccatccaccaccagcaccagtaCCCGGACacgcagtcctcctcctcctcgccgcagCAGCCCCCCACCACgccgctgtcctcctcctcctccccggcgCTGCCCCCCGGGGTGCTGGAGCAGCCCTGCTGCTCCGACGGCGACAACGACTCGCTCAACTCCACCACCAACTCCAACGAGACGGTGAACTGCAGCTCGGGCTCCTCGTCGCAGGACAGCCTGCGGGAGCCGCTGCCCCCGCTGGGCAAGCAGACCTACCAGAGGGAGAGCCGCCACAGCTGGGACTCGCCGCCGTTCAACAACGACGTGGTGCAGAGGCGGCAGTACCGCATCGGCCTCAACCTGTTCAACAA GAAGCCAGAAAAAGGGATCCAGTACCTGATAGAGAGAGGCTTTGTGTCagacacgccggtggggatcgcTCGCTTCATCCTTGAGAGGAAGGGCCTCAGCAGACAGATGATTGGGGAGTTCCTAGGCAACCGGCAGAAACAGTTCAACAAGGATGTTTTGGA ctgtgtGGTGGATGAGATGGACTTCTCCGGTATGGACTTGGACGATGCCCTGAGGAAGTTCCAGGCCCAGATCAAGGTCCAGGGAGAAGCTCAGAAGGTGGAGAGGCTCATCGAGGCCTTCAG TCAgaggtactgtgtgtgtaacCCAACGCTGGTTCGCCAGTTCCAGAACCCGGACACCATCTTCATCCTGGCCTTCGCCATCATCCTCCTCAACACGGACATGTACAGCCCCAACGTCAAGGccgagaggaagatgaagattgAGGACTTCATCAAGAATTTGAGAG GGGTGGACAATGGTCAAGACATTCCGAGGGACCTCCTTGTTGGGATCTACCAGCGCATTCAGAAGTGGGAGCTGAGGACCAACGATGACCACGTGTCCCAAGTCCAGGCCGTGGAAAGAGTCATTGTGGGCAAGAAGCCT gtGCTGTCGCTGCCTCACCGCAGGCTGGTGTGCTGTTGCCAGCTCTACGAGGTGCCTGATCCTAACAGACCACAGAGGACTGGAGTGCACCAGAGAGAGGTCTTCCTCTTCAACGACCTCCTTGTG GTGACCAAGATCTTCCAGAAGAAGAAAACCTCAGTGACATACAGCTTCAGACAATCATTTCCTCTGGTGGAGATGCAAGTGCACATGTTCCAGAACTCCT ATTACCCCCACGGTATTCGCCTGACATCAGCGGTGCTGGGCGGGGAGAGGAAAGTGCTCATCGTCTTTTTGGCGCCCAGTCAGCAGGACCGTACACGCTTTGTCAGCGACCTCAGGGAGAGCATTGCAGAAGTTCAGGAGATGGAGAAATATCGAGTGGAGT CGGAGTTGGAGAAGCAGAAAGGCGTAATGCGTACTGGGTTGTTGTCGAGCGGTATGGTAAAGGGGGAAGCGGTGAACGGCTCCCTGGGACGGCCCAGCCTGGATGACAACTATTCAGCCGCTGAAGGCCTCAAACGCACGGCCCTCAGCTCATCTCTCAGGGACCTATCGGACACAG GGAAACGTGGTCGCAGGAACAGTGTTGGTTCTCTGGACAGTACCATGGAA ggCTCCATCATTAGCAGCCCGCAGCCTCACCAGCGCTACACCGTTCCGGGCGTGGTCCCCGGCTGCTATGGAACTGAAGACTACCGGCCGCATCGCCCCATCCTGAGCCCCGGatcgggggtggggggtgggccGGGGCAACAACACACCACTGCTGggacgggagtggggggggTCCCCAGCAGTGTAGAGAgatcaggggtggggggggtacctggggggggggtcagcagcaacaacagtgGCTCCTTCCTCGGGTCCCTGTTTGGGAGCAAACGCGCCAAACCACCGGCGCCCCTCATACCACCGGGGCCACCTTACCCCGCCCCTGTCCCCCCACCGACTACGGGAGGTCCCCCTCCTCACTCCCCTTCATCCCTGTGCCAGTTGGACGGGGGGCCTTCCAAGATCCAGGCCCTACATGCACAGTACTGTCACACGGCCGTCGTGCAGCCGCCGCCCccctactaccaccaccatcgcTACCACGCACAAACTGTCCCGTCCCCTATGCAGGGCGTTCCCACTCACACTATACAGAGAAGCCCGCTACCCTGTCGCCCTCCGCTTGGGCCCACGCACGCGCAGCAGCTGGCGCATCTCTCCCAGCTCTCCCAGCATGGGCTACCGGGTCGGTACGGCAACACGGTGGTGGGCTgtcctccccccctttctcctcaCTCCCAGCCGTCCCCGGGCCCGCAGTTCGGCCTGTACCACGCGCAGCCCATACACTCTGTCAGAGGGGCCGGCGTCCCTGGCACCAAGCCGCCGCTCACACTGTCTCATTCCCAGCCGCACCCCCACGCCCACTCCCACACCCACCCCGGTCACTCTCAAACCCCGCACCCGGTCCCCCACCCCGTCCACCAGACACACTTTATCTTCGGCACgctgccccaccaccaccaccaccaccaaccgtccaccaccaccaatgcACATCCCGCCTCTACCGTCGGCCAGTATCTGCCCCAGTACCCTCCGCTCtcttccatccctcctcccccaccacactCCCCTttaccccccccttcctccccccttacccctcatacacctctctcccctcaccccacTCAGCACCCCGGGCCGCCTCAGCAGGGCCCGCAGGGGATGGGGGCGGGTCCTGCCGGCCCCGGGAGCAGCAGTTCCAAGTCCAAAGCTATCAACCGGATAAGCACCGTGGTCTGA
- the iqsec2b gene encoding IQ motif and SEC7 domain-containing protein 1 isoform X3, which translates to MSSNKRYVIRRRWDANTVEVDSRCPDTGSHTDGSYIQTSSYQRGPELYTDSVGPLGPRGPPGVSGPGSVGLAWALRTRHQPASLALRKQEEEENKRCKALDSYELSTDLQDKKVEMLERKYGGSFVSRRAAKTIQTAFRQYRMNKNFERLRSSASESRMTRRIILSNMRLQYSFDERQPQQQAQTQTNFTHSVAIGPPHSPDVDRPANYTHLEDSFSKQVKSLADSIDDALSCRTAGRDDSQEGSREGGDFGECVWSSSSNPSSQRGLGERARASMHGDSTATSYSDVTLYMDDCMPSSPLSLDRAPSSTDTEYWGPGGGGVAVREDSRDTEGGGSGNSRRSTPCTECRDYRLRGAHLPLLTIEPPSDSSVDMSDRSDRGSLSRQLVYEQEPGAATGSPQGTLKHAPNMATRPASTATAQGQTRAVGRPLPTHIPQHVALHHHQHHQQQQQQQQHPIHHQHQYPDTQSSSSSPQQPPTTPLSSSSSPALPPGVLEQPCCSDGDNDSLNSTTNSNETVNCSSGSSSQDSLREPLPPLGKQTYQRESRHSWDSPPFNNDVVQRRQYRIGLNLFNKKPEKGIQYLIERGFVSDTPVGIARFILERKGLSRQMIGEFLGNRQKQFNKDVLDCVVDEMDFSGMDLDDALRKFQAQIKVQGEAQKVERLIEAFSQRYCVCNPTLVRQFQNPDTIFILAFAIILLNTDMYSPNVKAERKMKIEDFIKNLRGVDNGQDIPRDLLVGIYQRIQKWELRTNDDHVSQVQAVERVIVLSLPHRRLVCCCQLYEVPDPNRPQRTGVHQREVFLFNDLLVVTKIFQKKKTSVTYSFRQSFPLVEMQVHMFQNSYYPHGIRLTSAVLGGERKVLIVFLAPSQQDRTRFVSDLRESIAEVQEMEKYRVESELEKQKGVMRTGLLSSGMVKGEAVNGSLGRPSLDDNYSAAEGLKRTALSSSLRDLSDTGKRGRRNSVGSLDSTMEGSIISSPQPHQRYTVPGVVPGCYGTEDYRPHRPILSPGSGVGGGPGQQHTTAGTGVGGVPSSVERSGVGGVPGGGVSSNNSGSFLGSLFGSKRAKPPAPLIPPGPPYPAPVPPPTTGGPPPHSPSSLCQLDGGPSKIQALHAQYCHTAVVQPPPPYYHHHRYHAQTVPSPMQGVPTHTIQRSPLPCRPPLGPTHAQQLAHLSQLSQHGLPGRYGNTVVGCPPPLSPHSQPSPGPQFGLYHAQPIHSVRGAGVPGTKPPLTLSHSQPHPHAHSHTHPGHSQTPHPVPHPVHQTHFIFGTLPHHHHHHQPSTTTNAHPASTVGQYLPQYPPLSSIPPPPPHSPLPPPSSPLTPHTPLSPHPTQHPGPPQQGPQGMGAGPAGPGSSSSKSKAINRISTVV; encoded by the exons TGTGGAAGTGGACTCCCGGTGCCCGGACACGGGCTCCCACACGGACGGCTCATACATCCAGACCTCTTCCTACCAGCGGGGCCCCGAGCTCTACACTGACAGCGTCGGCCCTCTGGGACCCAGGGGCCCTCCTGGTGTGTCGGGCCCCGGCTCCGTGGGCTTGGCCTGGGCGCTGCGCACGCGCCACCAGCCCGCCAGCCTAGCCCTGCGCaaacaagaggaggaggagaacaagcgATGCAAGGCCCTGGATAGTTATGAGCTCTCGACAGACCTGCAGGACAAGAAG gTGGAGATGTTGGAGAGAAAGTACGGCGGCTCCTTCGTAAGCCGCAGAGCAGCCAAGACCATCCAGACGGCCTTCCGGCAGTACCGCATGAACAAGAACTTTGAGCGTCTCCGCAGCTCGGCCTCGGAGAGCCGCATGACCCGGCGCATCATCCTGTCCAACATGCGGCTGCAGTACTCCTTCGACGAGcggcagccgcagcagcaggccCAGACGCAGACCAACTTCACCCACAGCGTCGCCATTGGCCCCCCGCACTCTCCGGATGTGGACCGCCCCGCAAACTACACACACTTAGAGGACTCCTTCTCCAAGCAG GTGAAGTCCTTGGCCGACTCCATAGACGACGCCCTGAGCTGCCGCACCGCGGGCCGCGACGACTCCCAGGAGGGGAGCCGGGAGGGCGGGGACTTCGGGGAGTGCgtgtggagcagcagcagcaacccgTCCTCCCAGAGGGGCCTGGGGGAGCGGGCCCGGGCCAGCATGCACGGGGACAGCACCGCCACCTCCTACAGCGACGTCACCCTCTACATGGACGACTGCATGCCCTCCTCGCCGCTCTCCCTGGACCGGGCGCCCAGCAGCACCGACACCGAGTACTGgggccccggcggcggcggcgtggccGTGCGCGAGGACAGCCGCGACACCGAGGGCGGGGGCAGCGGCAACAGCCGCCGCAGCACGCCGTGCACCGAGTGCCGGGACTACCGGCTGAGGGGCGCCCACCTGCCCCTGCTCACCATCGAGCCCCCCAGCGACAGCTCGGTGGACATGAGCGACCGCTCCGACCGCGGCTCCCTCAGCCGCCAGCTGGTGTACGAGCAGGAGCCGGGGGCGGCCACCGGCTCCCCCCAGGGCACCCTCAAGCACGCGCCCAACATGGCGACCCGGcccgcctccaccgccaccgcccAGGGCCAGACGCGCGCCGTGGGCCGGCCCCTGCCCACACACATCCCCCAGCACGtggccctccaccaccaccagcaccaccagcagcagcagcagcagcagcagcaccccatccaccaccagcaccagtaCCCGGACacgcagtcctcctcctcctcgccgcagCAGCCCCCCACCACgccgctgtcctcctcctcctccccggcgCTGCCCCCCGGGGTGCTGGAGCAGCCCTGCTGCTCCGACGGCGACAACGACTCGCTCAACTCCACCACCAACTCCAACGAGACGGTGAACTGCAGCTCGGGCTCCTCGTCGCAGGACAGCCTGCGGGAGCCGCTGCCCCCGCTGGGCAAGCAGACCTACCAGAGGGAGAGCCGCCACAGCTGGGACTCGCCGCCGTTCAACAACGACGTGGTGCAGAGGCGGCAGTACCGCATCGGCCTCAACCTGTTCAACAA GAAGCCAGAAAAAGGGATCCAGTACCTGATAGAGAGAGGCTTTGTGTCagacacgccggtggggatcgcTCGCTTCATCCTTGAGAGGAAGGGCCTCAGCAGACAGATGATTGGGGAGTTCCTAGGCAACCGGCAGAAACAGTTCAACAAGGATGTTTTGGA ctgtgtGGTGGATGAGATGGACTTCTCCGGTATGGACTTGGACGATGCCCTGAGGAAGTTCCAGGCCCAGATCAAGGTCCAGGGAGAAGCTCAGAAGGTGGAGAGGCTCATCGAGGCCTTCAG TCAgaggtactgtgtgtgtaacCCAACGCTGGTTCGCCAGTTCCAGAACCCGGACACCATCTTCATCCTGGCCTTCGCCATCATCCTCCTCAACACGGACATGTACAGCCCCAACGTCAAGGccgagaggaagatgaagattgAGGACTTCATCAAGAATTTGAGAG GGGTGGACAATGGTCAAGACATTCCGAGGGACCTCCTTGTTGGGATCTACCAGCGCATTCAGAAGTGGGAGCTGAGGACCAACGATGACCACGTGTCCCAAGTCCAGGCCGTGGAAAGAGTCATT gtGCTGTCGCTGCCTCACCGCAGGCTGGTGTGCTGTTGCCAGCTCTACGAGGTGCCTGATCCTAACAGACCACAGAGGACTGGAGTGCACCAGAGAGAGGTCTTCCTCTTCAACGACCTCCTTGTG GTGACCAAGATCTTCCAGAAGAAGAAAACCTCAGTGACATACAGCTTCAGACAATCATTTCCTCTGGTGGAGATGCAAGTGCACATGTTCCAGAACTCCT ATTACCCCCACGGTATTCGCCTGACATCAGCGGTGCTGGGCGGGGAGAGGAAAGTGCTCATCGTCTTTTTGGCGCCCAGTCAGCAGGACCGTACACGCTTTGTCAGCGACCTCAGGGAGAGCATTGCAGAAGTTCAGGAGATGGAGAAATATCGAGTGGAGT CGGAGTTGGAGAAGCAGAAAGGCGTAATGCGTACTGGGTTGTTGTCGAGCGGTATGGTAAAGGGGGAAGCGGTGAACGGCTCCCTGGGACGGCCCAGCCTGGATGACAACTATTCAGCCGCTGAAGGCCTCAAACGCACGGCCCTCAGCTCATCTCTCAGGGACCTATCGGACACAG GGAAACGTGGTCGCAGGAACAGTGTTGGTTCTCTGGACAGTACCATGGAA ggCTCCATCATTAGCAGCCCGCAGCCTCACCAGCGCTACACCGTTCCGGGCGTGGTCCCCGGCTGCTATGGAACTGAAGACTACCGGCCGCATCGCCCCATCCTGAGCCCCGGatcgggggtggggggtgggccGGGGCAACAACACACCACTGCTGggacgggagtggggggggTCCCCAGCAGTGTAGAGAgatcaggggtggggggggtacctggggggggggtcagcagcaacaacagtgGCTCCTTCCTCGGGTCCCTGTTTGGGAGCAAACGCGCCAAACCACCGGCGCCCCTCATACCACCGGGGCCACCTTACCCCGCCCCTGTCCCCCCACCGACTACGGGAGGTCCCCCTCCTCACTCCCCTTCATCCCTGTGCCAGTTGGACGGGGGGCCTTCCAAGATCCAGGCCCTACATGCACAGTACTGTCACACGGCCGTCGTGCAGCCGCCGCCCccctactaccaccaccatcgcTACCACGCACAAACTGTCCCGTCCCCTATGCAGGGCGTTCCCACTCACACTATACAGAGAAGCCCGCTACCCTGTCGCCCTCCGCTTGGGCCCACGCACGCGCAGCAGCTGGCGCATCTCTCCCAGCTCTCCCAGCATGGGCTACCGGGTCGGTACGGCAACACGGTGGTGGGCTgtcctccccccctttctcctcaCTCCCAGCCGTCCCCGGGCCCGCAGTTCGGCCTGTACCACGCGCAGCCCATACACTCTGTCAGAGGGGCCGGCGTCCCTGGCACCAAGCCGCCGCTCACACTGTCTCATTCCCAGCCGCACCCCCACGCCCACTCCCACACCCACCCCGGTCACTCTCAAACCCCGCACCCGGTCCCCCACCCCGTCCACCAGACACACTTTATCTTCGGCACgctgccccaccaccaccaccaccaccaaccgtccaccaccaccaatgcACATCCCGCCTCTACCGTCGGCCAGTATCTGCCCCAGTACCCTCCGCTCtcttccatccctcctcccccaccacactCCCCTttaccccccccttcctccccccttacccctcatacacctctctcccctcaccccacTCAGCACCCCGGGCCGCCTCAGCAGGGCCCGCAGGGGATGGGGGCGGGTCCTGCCGGCCCCGGGAGCAGCAGTTCCAAGTCCAAAGCTATCAACCGGATAAGCACCGTGGTCTGA